In Paenibacillus guangzhouensis, a single window of DNA contains:
- a CDS encoding MetQ/NlpA family ABC transporter substrate-binding protein, which produces MNIKKLWGGLALGLTLTLVMAGCGSKSGDGEKIVIGSMGSDAQIWKHIAESQAAKDAKLTIEVKEIDGGVVMNNATKEGEVDVNAFQSWGYLVSYNKESNANLVAVATTYLEPMGIYSQKIKNINDVPDDALVALADNPANTARGLKLLQASGLIKLKDGFNEGTGSVNDIAENPKNLKFKLIDDTTGPRVIQDVDLVLIGNTIAMEGGLNVLKDSLFHEEVSVDTKSSINVLVTSSAKKDDPGILKLGELYHNEDTQKYIEQEFGGTKVPVHKPVSFLEE; this is translated from the coding sequence ATGAATATCAAAAAATTATGGGGCGGCTTAGCGCTTGGATTGACATTGACTCTGGTGATGGCAGGCTGCGGCAGCAAATCAGGCGACGGAGAGAAAATTGTCATCGGTTCTATGGGCTCTGACGCTCAGATCTGGAAGCATATTGCGGAATCACAGGCTGCGAAGGATGCCAAGCTCACGATAGAAGTTAAGGAGATCGATGGCGGCGTCGTCATGAACAACGCGACCAAAGAGGGAGAAGTTGACGTGAACGCCTTCCAATCTTGGGGATACCTCGTCAGCTACAATAAAGAGAGCAATGCTAATCTTGTCGCTGTAGCGACGACATATCTTGAGCCGATGGGCATTTACTCCCAGAAGATCAAGAACATCAATGATGTCCCGGACGATGCGCTCGTTGCCTTGGCAGATAATCCGGCGAATACGGCCAGAGGATTGAAGCTATTGCAGGCCTCTGGACTTATTAAGCTGAAAGACGGGTTCAATGAAGGTACAGGGTCGGTGAACGATATCGCTGAGAATCCCAAAAATCTAAAATTCAAGTTGATCGACGATACGACCGGACCACGTGTCATTCAAGACGTGGATCTCGTATTAATCGGGAATACGATCGCGATGGAAGGCGGACTGAACGTTTTGAAGGACTCCTTGTTCCATGAGGAAGTATCGGTCGATACGAAGAGCAGCATCAACGTTCTCGTGACGAGTTCTGCTAAGAAGGACGATCCTGGTATTTTGAAATTAGGCGAATTGTACCACAACGAAGATACGCAAAAATACATCGAACAAGAATTCGGCGGCACGAAGGTGCCTGTCCATAAGCCGGTTTCGTTCCTGGAAGAGTAG
- a CDS encoding SDR family NAD(P)-dependent oxidoreductase: protein MITLDLSHLTAVVTGGNSGIGQGIVQILLQSGAKVISADLAYADDYKDVDGRLFESRLDLSRSEDIDRWSDKVLVEAGVPDIVVNCAGISTMDYVIDSKLGDWEKVFAINSTGLYLVSRIFAKKMVEAGKPGRIIQMASQAGKNGYRAMGGYCASKHAVLGLTKVMAIELAPHNILVNAVCPGIVETPMKHRERIEGGLIRGMTAEEIYAEDCSQVPLGRTAEVQDVANVVLFLASPLSSYMTGQAINVTGGMTMH from the coding sequence ATGATTACGCTGGATTTATCACATCTGACGGCGGTTGTAACGGGAGGCAATTCCGGCATCGGACAAGGTATCGTGCAAATATTGCTGCAGAGCGGGGCCAAGGTTATCTCTGCTGATCTCGCATATGCGGACGATTATAAAGATGTCGATGGGCGCTTGTTCGAATCTAGATTGGATCTGTCCCGATCCGAGGATATCGATCGTTGGTCAGATAAGGTGTTAGTAGAAGCAGGAGTTCCGGACATCGTTGTGAATTGTGCAGGGATTTCCACGATGGATTATGTCATTGACAGCAAGCTGGGAGATTGGGAGAAAGTCTTCGCGATTAACTCCACTGGGCTGTATCTGGTATCCAGAATATTCGCGAAGAAGATGGTCGAGGCCGGGAAGCCGGGCAGAATCATCCAAATGGCATCACAAGCCGGTAAGAACGGCTATCGGGCCATGGGCGGGTATTGCGCGTCCAAGCATGCCGTGCTCGGGTTAACGAAAGTGATGGCGATTGAACTGGCACCACATAACATTCTGGTCAATGCCGTATGTCCGGGGATCGTGGAGACGCCAATGAAGCATCGGGAGCGCATTGAAGGTGGACTTATCCGCGGGATGACTGCTGAGGAGATCTATGCAGAGGATTGTTCACAGGTTCCGCTCGGACGGACTGCAGAAGTGCAGGACGTAGCGAACGTTGTGTTATTCCTGGCGAGTCCATTATCTTCGTACATGACAGGGCAGGCCATTAATGTAACTGGCGGCATGACGATGCATTAG